In one window of Streptomyces sp. NBC_00193 DNA:
- a CDS encoding putative T7SS-secreted protein: MPDWGGLLNEGLGKLEDGWDATTRAVGKSVDMAAHGLGGALEYVGADEWADTVEDWGDDIASDLGATVREQGLGQSEQANELVHGKPSAIRESAKHMTDFRAAFDRVGQGMKALDSGHWRGAAADAFREKFAMHPADWFHASDACESAGGALNRYADTVEWAQGQAQEAIELYKQGVKASKDAEAVYKEKFAAYEASVKAGGAPAICPAPGVDPGEAARGRARDILNEARRQRDEAAATAERALTAALAHAPAEPPPMDRALGTFLDYQGAQAVELNHVVGGVVKGTAGILNFARGLNPQDPYNLTHPAEYQQHVSMTLAGLVSTAAHPERIPVALIDSFKDDPSEGFGRLIPELIGTKGLGAARTGARVAEEAAESAARRGVTREAAQAQGEAAAHGRNGLKGEDGPADGDPGAPSGTGTGGDRPPLMRQDDDFSAEYNSRGQRKAHLNADGDLVPANPDGQASIVDHVVGRDPAKSDSPYTSLSRDGADAKDFGGGKIKIDLPRLDEDIAAGRVQGVEVHSPKEVQAAIQASADEIAGRPVDLTVPPGSSRPAIEEAAAELGLSKTKTKRIIQRMVDMMNTQRDEEWLIKGIVPSDYITGP; this comes from the coding sequence ATGCCGGACTGGGGTGGGCTGCTCAACGAGGGGCTGGGCAAGCTGGAGGACGGCTGGGACGCCACCACGAGGGCGGTGGGCAAGAGCGTGGACATGGCCGCCCACGGGCTCGGTGGCGCCCTGGAGTACGTGGGCGCGGACGAATGGGCGGACACGGTCGAGGACTGGGGCGACGACATCGCCTCCGACCTGGGCGCCACGGTGCGCGAACAGGGGCTCGGACAGAGCGAGCAGGCGAACGAGCTCGTCCATGGCAAGCCCTCGGCCATCCGGGAGTCGGCCAAGCACATGACGGACTTCCGGGCGGCGTTCGACCGGGTCGGCCAGGGCATGAAAGCCCTGGACTCCGGCCATTGGCGGGGGGCTGCGGCTGATGCCTTCCGCGAGAAGTTCGCGATGCACCCGGCCGACTGGTTCCACGCTTCCGACGCGTGCGAATCCGCTGGTGGCGCGCTGAATCGTTACGCCGACACGGTGGAGTGGGCACAGGGGCAGGCGCAGGAGGCCATCGAGCTGTACAAGCAGGGGGTGAAGGCGTCGAAGGACGCCGAAGCCGTGTACAAGGAGAAGTTCGCCGCCTACGAAGCGTCCGTGAAGGCCGGCGGCGCCCCGGCGATCTGCCCGGCACCGGGCGTGGATCCGGGTGAGGCCGCCCGCGGCCGGGCGCGGGACATCCTCAACGAGGCCCGCCGTCAGCGCGACGAGGCCGCCGCCACGGCCGAGCGCGCCCTCACGGCAGCCCTCGCACACGCGCCGGCCGAGCCGCCGCCCATGGACCGCGCGCTCGGAACCTTCCTCGACTACCAAGGTGCTCAGGCCGTCGAGCTGAACCACGTCGTCGGGGGAGTGGTCAAGGGCACCGCGGGAATCCTCAACTTCGCCCGTGGCCTCAATCCTCAGGACCCCTACAACCTCACCCATCCCGCCGAGTACCAGCAGCACGTCAGCATGACTCTGGCCGGCCTCGTCTCCACCGCCGCCCATCCCGAACGGATCCCCGTTGCCCTGATCGACTCCTTCAAGGACGACCCGAGCGAGGGCTTCGGCCGGCTCATTCCCGAGCTCATCGGCACGAAGGGATTGGGAGCGGCCCGAACCGGGGCAAGGGTTGCTGAGGAGGCGGCGGAGAGCGCGGCGCGCAGGGGAGTCACGCGGGAGGCCGCCCAGGCCCAGGGGGAGGCCGCGGCCCACGGCAGGAACGGCCTGAAGGGCGAGGACGGGCCCGCGGACGGTGATCCGGGCGCGCCGTCCGGCACCGGCACCGGTGGAGACCGCCCGCCTCTCATGCGCCAGGACGACGACTTCAGCGCCGAGTACAACAGCCGAGGGCAGCGGAAAGCCCACCTCAATGCCGATGGCGACCTGGTGCCTGCGAATCCGGACGGTCAGGCGAGCATCGTCGACCACGTCGTCGGCCGGGACCCGGCGAAGTCGGACAGTCCGTACACATCCCTGAGCAGAGACGGAGCCGACGCCAAGGACTTCGGTGGCGGAAAGATCAAGATCGATCTGCCCCGTCTGGACGAGGACATCGCCGCGGGCCGTGTCCAGGGTGTCGAGGTCCATTCTCCGAAGGAAGTCCAAGCCGCCATTCAGGCCAGCGCGGACGAAATAGCCGGTCGTCCCGTCGATCTCACCGTGCCGCCGGGCAGCTCGAGGCCCGCGATCGAGGAAGCCGCGGCGGAACTGGGACTCAGCAAAACGAAGACCAAGCGCATCATCCAGCGCATGGTGGACATGATGAACACCCAGCGCGACGAAGAATGGCTCATCAAGGGTATTGTGCCGAGTGATTACATCACCGGACCGTAA